The Persephonella hydrogeniphila region AAGAATAAGGTAAAGCAGCAGTATTAACAGGATAAAATCAATCATCTAAGACAGTTTTTTCTTTACTATACCGCTTACGGTGCTTCCATCTGCTCTTCCTTTCACTTTTTCCATTACAGCTTTCATCACTTTACCCATATCTTTCATAGAGGAAGCACCAAGCTGTGCAATTGTCTCGTCCACTATTTTTTCGATCTCTTCTTCAGATAAAGGTTGGGGGAGGAACTCCTGAACAACTTTTAGCTCAAACTCCTCTTTTTGTGCAAGATCCTCCCTTCCTGCCTCTCTGTACTGCTTTATAGACTCTTTTCTCTGTTTCGCATATCTCTGGAGAACATCGATTATCTCTTCATCTGAAAGCTCTTTCTTCTTATCTATCTGAACTTTTTTTATCTCAGATATAAGCATACGGATCACAGACAATCTATCTTTATCACCGCTCTTCATTGCGGTTTTCATATCTTCTTGAAGCTTCTTAAGAAGCTCTGCCATTATCTACTCCTTATAAAAGACCTTTTTTCTTAAGGGCTTTTATTAATCTTTTTCTGGCTGCTCTCTGTTTTCTTTTTCTTTTTACAGAAGGTTTTTCGTAAAACTCTCTTCTCTTCATCTCTGTTATTATTCCTT contains the following coding sequences:
- the rpsU gene encoding 30S ribosomal protein S21 — its product is MAVVKIQEGESFEKALKRFKKICEKEGIITEMKRREFYEKPSVKRKRKQRAARKRLIKALKKKGLL
- a CDS encoding GatB/YqeY domain-containing protein, with product MAELLKKLQEDMKTAMKSGDKDRLSVIRMLISEIKKVQIDKKKELSDEEIIDVLQRYAKQRKESIKQYREAGREDLAQKEEFELKVVQEFLPQPLSEEEIEKIVDETIAQLGASSMKDMGKVMKAVMEKVKGRADGSTVSGIVKKKLS